One window of the Roseovarius sp. THAF9 genome contains the following:
- the moaB gene encoding molybdenum cofactor biosynthesis protein B produces MSKIDETKEFIPVRIAVLTVSDSRDLSQDRSGAVLVERIEAAGHVLADRMVVRDERDQITEQLREWIASPEIDVILSTGGTGLTGRDVTVEAHRDVYEKEIDAFGTVFTIVSMKKIGTSAVQSRATGGVANGTYLFALPGSPGACKDAWDEILAYQFDYRHSPCNFVEIMPRLDEHLRRK; encoded by the coding sequence ATGTCCAAGATCGACGAAACCAAGGAATTCATCCCGGTCCGCATCGCCGTTCTGACCGTCTCCGACAGCCGCGACCTCAGTCAGGACCGCTCCGGCGCCGTGCTGGTCGAACGCATCGAGGCCGCGGGCCACGTTCTCGCCGACCGCATGGTCGTCCGCGACGAGCGCGACCAGATCACCGAGCAGCTGCGCGAATGGATCGCCAGCCCCGAGATCGACGTGATCCTGTCCACCGGCGGCACCGGCCTGACGGGCCGCGACGTGACCGTCGAGGCGCACAGGGATGTCTACGAAAAGGAAATCGACGCGTTCGGCACGGTCTTCACCATCGTCTCGATGAAAAAGATCGGAACCTCCGCCGTTCAATCCCGCGCCACCGGGGGCGTGGCGAACGGCACCTATCTTTTCGCCCTGCCCGGCAGTCCCGGCGCCTGCAAGGATGCATGGGACGAAATCCTGGCCTACCAGTTCGATTACCGCCACAGCCCCTGCAATTTCGTCGAAATAATGCCGCGTCTGGACGAACATTTGCGACGGAAGTGA
- a CDS encoding uracil-DNA glycosylase family protein, which produces MTAPLDSHTALAMLDWQIDLGATEAIGDTPVNRYEVPEKLTPAKKPEPAPPIPAKEPAVDTAAEAGFAAADAGSLDALKSALAAFEHCDLKRGARNLVFSDGHPSARLMIIGEAPGRDEDQQGKPFVGRAGQLLDRMLAAIGLSRQNDDPATSAYITNILPWRPPQNRDPNPQEIAMMLPFVERHVQLADPEVIVLMGNISCQASLGKRGITRLRGQWTQAFGKPALPMFHPAYLLRKPHEKRTAWADLLDLQARLEGQT; this is translated from the coding sequence ATGACCGCCCCCTTGGATTCGCACACCGCCCTTGCCATGCTCGACTGGCAGATCGACCTCGGCGCGACCGAGGCGATCGGCGATACGCCCGTGAACCGCTATGAGGTACCTGAAAAGCTGACACCGGCCAAGAAACCGGAGCCAGCGCCCCCCATCCCGGCCAAGGAACCCGCGGTCGACACTGCCGCCGAGGCCGGATTCGCCGCCGCCGACGCAGGCTCCCTCGACGCGCTCAAATCCGCCCTCGCCGCGTTCGAGCATTGCGACCTGAAACGCGGCGCGCGCAACCTCGTGTTCTCCGACGGCCACCCCTCCGCCCGCCTGATGATCATCGGCGAGGCGCCGGGCCGTGACGAGGACCAGCAGGGCAAGCCCTTCGTCGGCCGCGCCGGGCAGCTCCTGGACAGGATGCTCGCCGCCATCGGCCTGTCGCGACAGAACGACGATCCCGCCACCAGCGCCTACATCACCAACATCCTGCCCTGGCGCCCGCCGCAGAACCGCGATCCGAATCCCCAGGAAATCGCCATGATGCTGCCCTTCGTGGAACGCCACGTACAGCTTGCCGACCCTGAGGTGATCGTGCTCATGGGCAATATCAGCTGTCAGGCCTCGCTCGGCAAACGCGGCATCACCCGCCTGCGCGGCCAGTGGACCCAAGCCTTCGGCAAGCCCGCCCTGCCGATGTTCCACCCCGCCTACCTCTTGCGCAAACCCCATGAGAAACGCACCGCCTGGGCCGACCTGCTCGACCTTCAGGCCCGCCTCGAAGGACAGACATGA
- a CDS encoding aspartate carbamoyltransferase catalytic subunit, with translation MAFQHAHLLGIEPLAQSDISTLLDLSDQYVDLNRRDQKHADALAGLTQINMFFENSTRTQASFELAGKRLGADVMNMAMQASSIKKGETLIDTAMTLNAMHPDLLVVRHPQSGAVDLLAQKVNCAVLNAGDGRHEHPTQALLDALTIRRAKGRLHRLSIAICGDIAHSRVARSNIILLGKMENRVRLVGPPTLMPSGIADFGVEVFEDMREGLKDVDVVMMLRLQRERMDGGFIPSEREYYHRYGLDAEKLGHAKADAIVMHPGPMNRGVEIDGEIADDINRSVIQEQVEMGVAVRMAAMDLLARNLRARPKEVMA, from the coding sequence ATGGCTTTTCAACACGCGCATCTTCTGGGGATCGAGCCCCTGGCGCAGTCGGATATCTCTACCCTGCTTGATTTGTCGGACCAGTACGTGGACCTCAATCGCCGCGACCAGAAGCATGCCGATGCGCTGGCGGGTCTGACGCAGATCAACATGTTTTTCGAGAACTCGACCCGGACGCAGGCCAGTTTCGAGCTGGCGGGCAAGCGGCTGGGTGCGGATGTGATGAACATGGCGATGCAGGCGTCCTCGATCAAGAAAGGCGAGACTCTGATCGATACGGCGATGACGCTGAACGCGATGCATCCCGACCTTCTGGTGGTGCGCCATCCGCAATCGGGGGCGGTGGACCTGCTGGCGCAAAAAGTGAATTGCGCCGTTCTGAATGCGGGTGACGGGCGGCACGAGCACCCCACCCAGGCGCTCTTGGATGCGCTGACAATCCGGCGGGCGAAAGGCCGGCTGCATCGGTTGAGCATCGCGATCTGCGGGGATATCGCTCATTCCCGTGTGGCGCGGTCGAACATCATCCTTCTGGGCAAGATGGAGAACCGGGTGCGGCTGGTGGGGCCGCCCACGCTGATGCCGTCGGGGATTGCCGACTTCGGTGTCGAGGTGTTCGAGGACATGCGCGAAGGGCTGAAGGATGTGGACGTCGTGATGATGCTGCGCCTGCAACGGGAACGGATGGATGGCGGCTTCATCCCCAGCGAGCGGGAATATTACCACCGCTACGGTCTGGATGCCGAAAAGCTGGGCCATGCCAAGGCGGATGCAATCGTGATGCATCCCGGCCCGATGAACCGGGGCGTGGAAATCGACGGAGAGATCGCCGACGACATCAATCGCAGCGTGATCCAGGAACAGGTCGAGATGGGCGTGGCCGTGCGCATGGCCGCGATGGACCTGCTGGCACGAAACCTGCGGGCAAGGCCCAAGGAGGTGATGGCATGA
- a CDS encoding efflux RND transporter permease subunit — protein MVRDLPDRAGGILSYFTRHPTAANLLLVVLVVLGLAAAPRMQAQFFPDVVIDEVSVSVLWDGASAEDIDAGIVQVLEPALLAVEGVETSQATSRENTASIQLEFEPGWDMGRAADDVSAAVDSITDLPEEAEEPRVTRGAWRDRVTDIVLTGPVATPQLGQFADELVTRLYDAGVTRTTLQGVAAPHTIVEVPTTNLIAYDITMAEIAAVIAAEADTDPAGDVTGGATRVRIGTEKRDTDQIEALILRSNPDGSKLTIGDVADVRVEGIDRERQYFVGDNPALQIRVDRSANGDALAIQAQVEEIATRMESTLPEGTELTLINTRSDAISGRLDMLMDNGLTGLLLVVSLLFLFLNARTAFWVAAGIPVAMLATIALMYVAGLTINMISLFALIITLGIVVDDAIVVGEHADARVRKYRESPVQAAERSAQRMALPVFSATLTTLIAFFGLVAIGGRFGDLIIDIPFTVIVVLSASLVECFLILPHHMSHALAHAGKERWYDWPSRTVNRGFVWLRERAFRPFIALVIRARYPVLAGIVVLLASQAALFIKGDVQWRFFNAPERGSVTGNFSMAPGATREDTLAMMRQIQTAVEDLGADYEDRHGANPIKFAIAQIGGNSGGGLAGADTKEPDQLGGISIELIDPDLRPYSSFAFVAELQDAVTRHPLTEELSFRGWRSGPGGDALDVEFYGATAETLKDASEALKSALLDYPEVSAVEDNLAYDKQELILELTPQGQALGFTIDDLGTVLRHRLNGIEAATYPDSARSAEIRVEVPESELTADFLERMQIRAPTGAYVPLADIVSVTERVGFSTIRRENGIRHINVTGDISEDDPARAAEISTALETEILPRIASVHQVEWQLGGLAEQESEFLNDARLGLILTLTGIYLVLAWVFASWTRPIVVMSIIPFGLVGTIYGHAYWEVPLSMFTVVGLLGMTGIIINDSIVLVTTIDDYAKERGIIPAIIEGAVDRLRPVMLTTLTTVLGLTPLLFEQSTQAQFIKPTVITLVYGLAFGMVLVLLLVPAIIAIQSDVARQTASLRRALRSKPRELRGVMLAGAVAISALFAATLGYAALTGNLPGPLAALALASPMPTALVLFIAGSLLIVLLLYAMVAIRHAMRRQPAEQP, from the coding sequence ATGGTGCGCGACCTGCCCGACCGCGCCGGCGGCATCCTGTCCTATTTCACCCGCCACCCCACGGCGGCGAACCTTCTGCTGGTGGTGCTCGTGGTCCTTGGCCTCGCCGCCGCCCCCCGGATGCAGGCCCAGTTCTTCCCCGATGTAGTCATCGACGAGGTCAGCGTCTCGGTCCTCTGGGACGGCGCCAGCGCCGAGGATATCGACGCCGGCATCGTGCAGGTGCTCGAACCCGCGCTTCTGGCCGTCGAGGGCGTCGAGACTTCGCAGGCCACCTCGCGCGAGAACACCGCCAGCATCCAGCTTGAATTCGAACCCGGCTGGGACATGGGCCGCGCCGCCGATGACGTCTCGGCCGCCGTCGACAGCATCACCGACCTGCCCGAAGAGGCCGAGGAGCCGCGCGTCACCCGTGGCGCTTGGCGCGACCGCGTCACCGATATCGTCCTCACCGGTCCCGTCGCCACGCCCCAGCTCGGGCAGTTCGCCGACGAGCTGGTCACCCGCCTCTACGACGCCGGCGTCACCCGGACCACGCTTCAGGGCGTCGCCGCGCCGCACACCATTGTCGAAGTGCCCACCACCAACCTCATCGCCTATGACATCACCATGGCCGAGATCGCCGCCGTGATCGCCGCCGAGGCCGACACCGACCCCGCGGGCGACGTGACCGGCGGAGCCACACGCGTTCGCATCGGCACCGAGAAACGCGACACCGACCAGATCGAGGCGCTGATCCTGCGCTCCAACCCCGACGGCTCCAAGCTGACGATCGGCGACGTGGCCGACGTGCGCGTCGAAGGCATCGACCGCGAACGCCAGTACTTCGTTGGCGACAACCCTGCCCTTCAGATCCGCGTCGACCGCTCCGCCAATGGCGATGCGCTCGCCATCCAGGCCCAGGTCGAAGAGATCGCCACCCGGATGGAATCCACCTTGCCCGAAGGCACGGAACTGACGCTGATCAACACCCGCTCCGACGCGATCTCGGGCCGCCTCGACATGCTCATGGACAATGGGCTGACCGGCCTTCTGCTAGTGGTGTCGCTGCTGTTCCTGTTCCTCAACGCTCGCACCGCCTTCTGGGTCGCGGCAGGCATCCCCGTGGCGATGCTCGCCACGATAGCGCTGATGTACGTGGCCGGGCTGACGATCAACATGATCTCGCTCTTCGCACTGATCATCACGCTCGGCATCGTGGTGGACGATGCCATCGTGGTGGGCGAACATGCCGACGCCCGTGTGCGCAAATATCGTGAAAGCCCCGTTCAGGCCGCCGAACGCTCCGCCCAGCGCATGGCGCTGCCCGTTTTCTCCGCCACCCTCACCACGCTCATTGCCTTCTTCGGGCTGGTCGCCATCGGCGGACGCTTCGGCGATCTTATCATCGACATCCCCTTCACCGTGATCGTCGTCCTGTCGGCCTCGCTCGTGGAATGCTTTCTGATCCTGCCGCACCACATGTCTCATGCGCTGGCCCATGCGGGCAAGGAACGCTGGTACGACTGGCCCTCCCGGACCGTAAACCGCGGCTTCGTATGGCTGCGCGAACGCGCCTTCCGCCCGTTCATTGCACTGGTCATCCGCGCCCGTTACCCCGTGCTGGCGGGGATCGTCGTATTGTTGGCCTCCCAGGCCGCGCTCTTCATCAAGGGCGACGTGCAGTGGCGCTTCTTCAACGCACCGGAACGCGGCAGCGTGACCGGCAACTTCTCCATGGCCCCCGGCGCCACGCGCGAGGATACGCTGGCCATGATGCGCCAGATCCAGACCGCCGTCGAAGACCTCGGCGCCGACTACGAGGACCGCCACGGCGCCAACCCCATCAAGTTCGCCATCGCCCAGATCGGCGGCAATTCCGGCGGTGGCCTCGCCGGTGCCGACACCAAGGAACCCGACCAGCTTGGCGGCATCTCCATCGAACTCATCGACCCCGACCTGCGCCCCTATTCCTCCTTCGCCTTCGTGGCCGAGTTGCAAGACGCCGTCACCCGCCACCCCCTGACCGAGGAACTCAGCTTTCGCGGCTGGCGCTCGGGCCCCGGCGGCGACGCGCTCGACGTAGAATTCTACGGCGCCACCGCCGAGACGCTGAAAGACGCCTCCGAGGCGCTGAAATCCGCGCTGCTCGACTACCCGGAGGTGTCGGCGGTCGAGGACAACCTCGCCTATGACAAGCAGGAACTGATCCTCGAACTCACGCCGCAGGGCCAGGCACTCGGCTTTACAATCGACGACCTGGGCACGGTCCTGCGCCATCGCCTGAACGGGATCGAGGCCGCGACCTATCCCGACAGCGCCCGCAGCGCCGAGATCCGCGTCGAGGTGCCGGAATCCGAACTTACCGCCGACTTCCTGGAGCGCATGCAGATCCGCGCGCCCACTGGCGCCTACGTGCCCCTGGCCGATATCGTCAGCGTGACCGAGCGTGTCGGCTTCTCCACCATCCGGCGCGAGAACGGCATCCGCCACATCAACGTCACCGGCGACATTTCCGAGGATGACCCCGCCCGCGCCGCCGAGATCAGCACCGCGCTCGAGACCGAGATTCTGCCCCGCATCGCCAGCGTCCACCAGGTCGAATGGCAGCTTGGCGGCCTCGCCGAACAGGAAAGCGAGTTTCTGAACGACGCCCGCCTCGGCCTAATCCTGACGCTGACCGGCATCTACCTCGTCCTCGCCTGGGTCTTCGCCAGCTGGACGCGGCCCATCGTGGTGATGTCGATCATCCCCTTCGGTCTTGTCGGCACGATCTACGGGCACGCCTACTGGGAGGTGCCGCTGTCGATGTTCACAGTCGTGGGGCTCTTGGGCATGACCGGCATCATCATCAACGACTCGATCGTGTTGGTGACCACGATCGACGATTACGCCAAGGAGCGCGGGATTATCCCCGCGATCATCGAAGGCGCCGTCGACCGCCTGCGCCCCGTCATGCTGACGACGCTCACCACTGTGCTGGGCCTCACCCCGCTACTGTTCGAGCAATCGACCCAGGCGCAGTTCATCAAACCCACCGTGATCACGCTGGTCTATGGCCTGGCCTTCGGCATGGTCCTCGTCCTGCTGCTGGTGCCCGCTATCATTGCCATCCAGTCCGACGTCGCGCGCCAGACCGCTTCCCTGCGCCGCGCCCTGCGCTCCAAACCGAGAGAATTGCGTGGTGTTATGCTGGCGGGCGCGGTGGCCATCTCGGCGCTCTTCGCCGCCACGCTGGGCTATGCGGCACTGACCGGCAACCTGCCCGGGCCGCTCGCCGCGCTGGCCCTTGCATCCCCGATGCCGACAGCACTGGTGCTTTTCATCGCGGGAAGCCTACTGATCGTGCTACTGCTCTACGCCATGGTCGCGATCCGCCACGCCATGCGACGTCAGCCCGCCGAACAGCCCTGA
- a CDS encoding class II aldolase and adducin N-terminal domain-containing protein produces the protein MLQTKPASPPNIAHWKERVELAAAFRWTARLNMHEAVANHFSLSVNEDGTQFLMNPNQVHFSRVKASDLLMIDANDPQTLERPGAPDPTAWGLHGGVHRACPHHRCLMHVHSIHATVLASLADSTLPPIDQNCATFFNRYVIDDGYGGLAFEDEGERCAQMLGDASKKVMIMGNHGILVMGDTVADCFNRMYYFERAAETYIRALQTGQPLRVLSDEVAEKTAREMEEYPGQGDRHLAELMAILDEEGSDYAA, from the coding sequence ATGTTGCAGACCAAACCCGCCAGCCCCCCCAATATTGCCCACTGGAAAGAACGTGTCGAACTGGCTGCGGCGTTTCGCTGGACCGCCCGACTGAACATGCATGAGGCTGTGGCGAACCATTTCAGCCTGTCGGTCAACGAGGATGGCACGCAGTTCCTAATGAACCCCAACCAGGTACATTTCAGCCGGGTGAAAGCATCGGACCTGCTGATGATCGACGCCAATGATCCCCAGACGCTGGAGCGGCCCGGCGCGCCCGATCCGACTGCATGGGGGCTGCATGGCGGGGTGCATCGGGCCTGTCCGCACCATCGCTGCCTGATGCATGTGCATTCGATTCACGCCACGGTGCTGGCTAGCCTGGCTGACAGCACTCTGCCGCCGATCGACCAGAACTGTGCCACGTTTTTCAACCGCTATGTCATAGATGACGGCTATGGCGGGCTTGCCTTTGAGGATGAGGGTGAGCGCTGTGCGCAGATGTTGGGTGATGCGTCGAAGAAGGTGATGATCATGGGCAATCACGGTATTTTGGTGATGGGCGATACCGTCGCGGATTGCTTCAACCGGATGTACTATTTCGAGCGGGCGGCCGAGACGTATATCCGGGCATTGCAGACCGGCCAGCCGCTGCGGGTGCTGTCGGACGAGGTGGCCGAGAAGACCGCGCGCGAGATGGAAGAGTACCCGGGGCAGGGCGACCGGCACCTGGCGGAACTGATGGCGATCCTGGATGAGGAAGGGTCGGATTACGCCGCGTGA
- a CDS encoding YqgE/AlgH family protein, translating to MDLTGKLLIAMPAMGDDRFAQSVVFICAHSPEGAMGLIVNKRADDLRLSDLLEQLEIAQGRDMTNLPVHFGGPVEHGRGFVLHDYGYHSAISTLDVNDNFAMTATMDILEDLALGRGPLRNIVALGYAGWGPGQLESELSQNAWLTVEADKEIVFSHADATKWESALQKLGVSSVTLSSEAGRA from the coding sequence ATCGACCTGACCGGAAAACTGCTGATCGCCATGCCTGCCATGGGCGACGACCGCTTCGCCCAATCGGTCGTCTTCATCTGCGCCCATTCCCCAGAGGGCGCCATGGGTCTCATCGTCAACAAGCGCGCCGACGACCTGCGCCTCAGCGACCTGCTGGAGCAACTCGAGATCGCGCAAGGGCGCGACATGACGAACCTGCCCGTACATTTCGGCGGTCCTGTGGAACATGGCCGCGGGTTTGTTCTGCATGATTACGGCTACCATTCGGCAATCTCGACGCTCGACGTGAACGACAATTTCGCCATGACCGCGACGATGGACATCCTCGAGGATCTGGCGCTTGGCCGTGGCCCGCTGCGCAACATCGTGGCCTTGGGCTATGCCGGCTGGGGCCCCGGCCAGCTGGAAAGCGAGTTGTCCCAGAACGCGTGGCTCACGGTCGAGGCCGACAAGGAAATCGTGTTCTCGCACGCCGACGCAACCAAGTGGGAATCCGCCCTGCAAAAGCTGGGCGTCAGTTCCGTCACGCTCTCCTCGGAGGCCGGTCGCGCCTGA
- a CDS encoding metallophosphoesterase family protein, with product MKLLAFSDLHLARARAAELVTASAEADLVIGAGDFCNHRADLDEAMHMLSGITAPIIAVPGNAESFDELTSAALPNMTVLHGTCTSQGDLTFFGLGYGVPVTPFGDWSCDLSNEEAAALLAPCETADILVLHSPPKGVADLTSLDMSVGSTAIRDAIERIQPKLALCGHIHDSWGVTGRIGATQVVNLGPRPNWFDITPET from the coding sequence ATGAAGCTTCTCGCCTTTTCCGACCTGCACCTTGCCCGTGCCCGCGCCGCCGAACTGGTGACCGCCAGCGCCGAGGCCGACCTCGTCATCGGCGCGGGGGATTTCTGCAACCACCGCGCCGACTTGGACGAGGCGATGCACATGCTCTCGGGCATCACCGCACCCATCATCGCCGTCCCCGGCAACGCCGAAAGCTTCGACGAACTGACCTCAGCGGCCCTGCCCAACATGACCGTGCTGCATGGCACCTGCACCAGCCAAGGCGACCTCACATTCTTCGGCCTCGGCTACGGCGTGCCGGTCACGCCCTTCGGCGACTGGTCCTGCGATCTGTCCAACGAAGAGGCCGCGGCGTTGCTCGCGCCCTGCGAGACCGCCGATATCCTCGTCCTGCATTCCCCGCCCAAAGGCGTGGCCGACCTCACCTCGCTGGACATGTCCGTTGGCTCCACCGCCATCCGCGACGCAATCGAGCGCATCCAGCCGAAGCTGGCCCTCTGCGGTCATATCCACGACAGCTGGGGCGTGACCGGACGCATCGGCGCCACGCAGGTGGTCAACCTCGGCCCCCGCCCCAACTGGTTCGACATCACCCCTGAGACCTGA
- a CDS encoding protein-disulfide reductase DsbD domain-containing protein, producing MQKFMTLLKAALIAACAGPVSAQDTADMVRVDVLPGWRASDGSHYAGLRLDLAPGWKTYWRSPGEAGVPPLFNWRGSRNLAGLEVIWPAPKPVPQFGFMTIGYDDDVVVPLHIRPKAGGRDVRLEGQLEIGVCKDICVPVSVNVAQVLPGAAKKPDPAIVAALTERPYGADEAGVRSVACRLSPVAGGVQLTATIRMPKLGVSEYAVVESSDPKVWVSPPETTRQGNSLIARTVLSHVDGRSFAVDRRGLRFTVLSRGGAVDIQGCSAG from the coding sequence ATGCAAAAGTTCATGACCCTTTTGAAAGCCGCCCTGATCGCGGCCTGTGCCGGGCCGGTGTCGGCCCAGGATACTGCTGATATGGTGCGCGTTGATGTGCTGCCCGGATGGCGGGCGTCGGATGGCAGTCACTACGCGGGGCTGCGGCTGGACTTGGCGCCGGGGTGGAAGACCTATTGGCGCAGTCCGGGCGAGGCCGGTGTGCCGCCATTGTTCAACTGGCGCGGGTCGCGCAACCTTGCCGGGCTGGAGGTGATCTGGCCCGCGCCCAAGCCGGTGCCGCAATTCGGGTTCATGACCATCGGGTACGATGATGACGTGGTTGTGCCGTTGCACATTCGCCCCAAAGCGGGCGGGCGTGACGTGCGGTTGGAGGGCCAATTGGAGATCGGCGTGTGCAAGGATATCTGTGTGCCGGTCAGCGTCAACGTGGCGCAGGTCTTGCCGGGTGCCGCGAAGAAGCCGGATCCGGCCATCGTCGCGGCCCTGACCGAGCGGCCTTATGGTGCCGACGAGGCCGGGGTGCGGAGCGTGGCGTGCCGGTTGTCGCCGGTGGCGGGTGGCGTGCAACTGACCGCGACGATCCGGATGCCAAAGCTGGGCGTGTCGGAATACGCGGTGGTTGAATCGAGCGACCCCAAGGTCTGGGTTTCGCCGCCCGAGACCACGCGGCAGGGCAACAGCCTGATCGCGCGGACGGTGTTGAGCCATGTCGACGGGCGGTCCTTTGCGGTCGATCGCAGGGGTCTGCGCTTTACCGTGCTGAGCCGGGGCGGCGCCGTGGATATTCAGGGCTGTTCGGCGGGCTGA
- a CDS encoding efflux RND transporter periplasmic adaptor subunit yields MRFLRHSLTGLFLLSLTVGLFAYAGQIVFSAVQERMSAETQAPERRERVFAVNTVTATPGTQTPVLTAYGEVESRRTLEIRSDTPGRITELTALFEDGGRVRDGQVLARIDPSDAQFALDLARADLTDAEAEVREAERGLNLARDELAAAQSQAELRKSALDRQLDLEERGVGTAAAVELAELDAASSEQAVLTRRQAEATAEARVDQAQTRLSRSRIALAEAQKALDETTITAPFTGTLQGVSVVEGRLVSANEKLADLIDTTALDVAFRVSTAQHRRLLDENGDLILAPVRIRLDVFGLEMETTGRLTRDSAGVEEGQTGRLVYARIDDPQGLKPRDFVSVLIEEPPLDNVVRLPATALGSDGTVLALTAEDRLRAVPVTLVRRQGNDILVSGDGLDGLDIVTERSPLLGPGLRVRPVGNAPQSDDTAQMLELSADRRARLRQFVEDSPDIPAAMKTRLLGQLAQPEVPAQTVERLERRMGS; encoded by the coding sequence ATGCGGTTCCTGCGCCACAGCCTGACCGGACTGTTCCTGCTGTCCCTGACAGTGGGCCTGTTCGCCTATGCCGGTCAAATCGTGTTTTCCGCCGTGCAGGAACGCATGAGCGCCGAAACCCAAGCGCCCGAGCGGCGCGAACGCGTCTTCGCCGTCAACACCGTCACCGCAACGCCGGGCACGCAAACGCCCGTCCTGACCGCCTATGGCGAGGTCGAAAGCCGTCGCACGCTCGAAATCCGCTCCGATACCCCGGGCCGCATCACCGAGTTGACAGCACTTTTCGAAGATGGCGGCCGCGTCCGCGACGGGCAGGTTCTGGCGCGGATCGACCCGTCGGACGCGCAATTCGCCCTTGACCTCGCCCGCGCCGATCTGACCGATGCCGAGGCCGAGGTGCGCGAGGCCGAGCGGGGCCTCAACCTCGCCCGCGACGAGCTTGCCGCGGCGCAGTCCCAGGCCGAGCTGCGCAAAAGTGCTCTCGACCGCCAGTTGGACCTTGAAGAGCGCGGCGTCGGCACCGCCGCCGCCGTGGAACTTGCCGAACTCGACGCCGCCAGTTCCGAGCAGGCTGTTTTGACCCGCCGTCAGGCCGAGGCCACCGCCGAGGCCCGCGTCGACCAGGCCCAGACCCGCCTCTCGCGCAGCCGCATCGCGCTCGCCGAGGCGCAAAAGGCACTGGACGAGACCACCATCACCGCCCCTTTCACCGGCACGCTTCAGGGCGTCAGCGTGGTCGAAGGGCGGCTCGTTTCCGCCAACGAAAAACTGGCCGATCTCATCGACACCACCGCGCTCGATGTGGCCTTCCGTGTCTCCACCGCCCAGCACCGTCGCCTGCTGGATGAAAACGGCGACCTGATCCTCGCCCCCGTTCGCATCCGCCTCGACGTCTTCGGGCTGGAAATGGAAACCACCGGTCGCCTCACCCGCGACAGCGCCGGGGTCGAGGAAGGCCAGACCGGGCGTCTGGTCTATGCCCGCATCGACGACCCCCAAGGCCTCAAGCCCCGCGACTTCGTCTCGGTCCTGATCGAGGAACCGCCGCTCGACAACGTCGTTCGCCTGCCCGCCACGGCGCTCGGCTCGGACGGCACCGTGCTGGCCCTGACCGCCGAGGATCGCCTGCGCGCCGTCCCCGTCACGCTCGTCCGCCGACAGGGCAACGACATTCTCGTGTCCGGCGACGGCCTCGACGGGCTGGACATCGTGACCGAGCGCAGCCCGCTTCTGGGCCCCGGCCTCAGGGTCCGCCCCGTAGGCAATGCGCCCCAGTCCGACGACACCGCCCAGATGCTGGAACTCAGCGCAGACCGCCGCGCCCGCCTGCGCCAGTTTGTTGAGGACAGCCCCGACATCCCCGCCGCAATGAAGACCCGGCTCTTGGGTCAGCTCGCGCAGCCGGAAGTTCCGGCGCAGACCGTCGAACGGCTCGAACGCCGCATGGGCAGCTAA